Proteins from a genomic interval of Elusimicrobia bacterium HGW-Elusimicrobia-1:
- a CDS encoding UDP-glucose 4-epimerase, with product MKIIVTGGAGFIASHVADAYVSAGHEVVVVDNLSTGRKENLNSSVPFRLVDVTDRAKLRKVFLEERPDVISHHAAQIDVRKSVEDPAFDARVNIIGIINVLESARESSASKVIFSSSGGTIYGECGDTPPAEDALPAPMSPYGISKLSSEFYLRYYSAQFGIKHTILRYGNVYGPRQDPRGEAGVVAIFVSKILADEECFIYGDGFQMRDYVYVGDVAAVNLLALSAGDNETVNIGTGSAADVNTLFALLSGHRAGYTKKPAYKPPRKGELFKSFLDVSKAASALSWKSSTTLSDGLKKTMDFFKAKK from the coding sequence ATGAAAATAATAGTGACCGGCGGCGCCGGATTTATCGCATCGCACGTCGCGGACGCCTACGTGTCCGCCGGCCATGAGGTCGTGGTGGTGGATAATCTTTCCACCGGCAGAAAAGAGAACCTCAACTCGTCGGTTCCGTTCCGGCTGGTCGACGTGACCGACCGCGCCAAACTGCGCAAAGTTTTTCTGGAAGAGCGGCCCGACGTGATAAGCCATCACGCCGCGCAGATAGACGTGAGAAAATCCGTCGAAGACCCCGCATTCGACGCGCGGGTGAACATAATCGGCATCATCAATGTTCTTGAAAGCGCGCGAGAGTCGTCCGCGTCCAAGGTGATATTTTCGTCGAGCGGCGGGACTATCTATGGCGAATGCGGCGATACGCCGCCCGCGGAGGATGCCCTTCCGGCTCCAATGTCTCCGTACGGGATATCCAAACTCTCAAGCGAGTTTTATCTGAGATACTACTCCGCCCAGTTCGGGATAAAGCACACCATATTAAGATACGGCAACGTTTACGGCCCGCGGCAGGATCCGCGCGGCGAGGCCGGCGTGGTTGCGATTTTCGTCTCAAAGATTCTTGCGGACGAAGAATGCTTCATTTACGGCGACGGCTTTCAGATGCGCGATTACGTTTATGTGGGCGATGTCGCCGCGGTCAACCTGCTGGCTCTGTCGGCCGGAGACAACGAGACCGTCAATATCGGAACGGGCTCGGCCGCCGACGTAAACACGCTGTTTGCTTTACTGTCGGGACATCGGGCCGGCTACACTAAAAAACCCGCCTACAAGCCGCCGCGCAAGGGAGAACTCTTCAAAAGTTTTCTCGACGTTTCCAAGGCGGCGTCCGCGCTTTCGTGGAAGTCGTCGACCACTCTGTCCGACGGCTTAAAAAAAACAATGGACTTTTTCAAGGCCAAGAAATGA
- a CDS encoding adenosylhomocysteinase, translating into MKFHVKDIKLADAGRKKIEWAERDMPVLRAIKKRFSSEKPLKGVRMAACLHVTTETANLMITLKAGGADVRLCASNPLSTQDETAAALIKHYGISTYAIKGEDNKTYYKHLNASLDHRPQITMDDGADLVSTIHSKRRETLDTIIGGTEETTTGVIRLRAMAADGVLQYPIIAVNDALTKHLFDNRYGTGQSTIDGILRATNMLLAGRTVVVAGYGWCGRGVAMRAKGLGSNVIVTEIDPLKAIEATMDGFMVMPMLKAAEVGDLFITLTGDINVVDKAHFARMKDGAIVCNSGHFNVEINIPALKKMSKTSREARPFVDEYVLSGNKKIYILADGRLINLAAAEGHPASVMDMSFANQALAAEYMVKKGGDLKKSVFPVPRDIDEKIAALKLAAMGINIDRLTPEQKKYLSSWQEGT; encoded by the coding sequence ATGAAATTTCACGTAAAAGACATTAAACTTGCCGACGCCGGCCGCAAGAAAATAGAATGGGCCGAGCGCGATATGCCGGTTTTAAGAGCCATAAAGAAGCGTTTCTCGTCGGAAAAGCCGTTGAAGGGCGTGCGGATGGCGGCTTGCCTTCACGTTACCACCGAAACGGCCAATCTTATGATAACGCTCAAGGCCGGAGGCGCCGACGTGCGGCTTTGCGCCTCCAATCCGCTGTCTACCCAGGATGAAACGGCCGCCGCGCTCATAAAACATTACGGCATCTCGACGTACGCCATAAAAGGCGAAGACAACAAAACGTACTACAAGCACTTGAACGCTTCGCTCGATCACAGACCCCAAATAACGATGGACGACGGCGCCGATCTGGTTTCAACGATACATTCCAAAAGGCGCGAAACGCTCGACACCATAATCGGAGGAACGGAGGAGACGACTACCGGCGTTATCCGTCTGAGGGCAATGGCCGCCGACGGAGTTCTGCAATATCCCATAATCGCCGTCAACGACGCGCTGACGAAGCATCTTTTCGACAACCGTTACGGGACGGGGCAATCCACCATCGACGGAATACTCAGAGCCACGAACATGCTGCTGGCCGGCAGGACAGTCGTTGTGGCGGGCTACGGATGGTGCGGCAGAGGCGTGGCGATGCGCGCAAAGGGACTTGGCTCAAACGTCATCGTTACCGAAATAGACCCTCTTAAAGCAATCGAAGCCACAATGGACGGCTTTATGGTAATGCCCATGCTTAAAGCCGCCGAAGTCGGCGATTTGTTCATAACACTCACCGGCGACATAAACGTCGTCGACAAGGCGCATTTCGCCAGGATGAAAGACGGCGCCATCGTCTGCAATTCGGGACATTTTAACGTGGAGATAAACATCCCCGCCTTAAAGAAGATGTCCAAGACGTCGCGCGAAGCGCGTCCTTTCGTCGACGAATACGTTCTTTCCGGCAATAAAAAGATTTATATTCTGGCCGACGGACGTCTTATAAACCTGGCCGCGGCGGAAGGGCATCCCGCCTCAGTCATGGATATGTCTTTCGCCAATCAGGCGCTGGCCGCGGAATATATGGTCAAAAAGGGCGGCGATCTGAAAAAATCGGTATTTCCCGTCCCGCGCGACATCGACGAAAAAATCGCGGCTCTTAAACTGGCCGCGATGGGCATCAACATAGACCGCCTCACGCCCGAGCAGAAAAAGTATCTGTCCTCGTGGCAGGAAGGCACATAA
- a CDS encoding mannose-1-phosphate guanylyltransferase/mannose-6-phosphate isomerase, producing the protein MKGQEMKKITGVILAGGAGTRLWPRSRAYWPKFLIKFGKYSLLGECFKRLESFIPAKNILVVTNTEHKYSVGEDISSINPAWPSDNIIAEPASKNTLPAAVIAAAKSLAAFGDEPMVICPSDHLIGDNAAFAATVRAAADAARKGFIVLFGIKPARPETGYGYIKPGRRLPGFSRVRMVSKFVEKPPLDAARRIFKKGYLWNAGIFVVKPSVLLEEIKTHNPSFHSLVSTLLSGSGTTDSAIKKVYGRIPSVSIDYGVVEKSDRTAIMPLGVAWDDLGDWNSARRVYGADKRGNVFRGRVESVDTSNTVVMGSRRLVGVVGIKDAVIVDTPDALLVASASASQNVRDLVAKISGREEALRHSVVSRPWGEYEVLEDAPGYKVKIIRVLPGKKLSLQKHTRRSEHWLVVDGVARVTKGSSAKIVREGQMTHIPVHAVHRLENVSGKILEVIEISRGRYISEDDIIRIKDDFDRK; encoded by the coding sequence ATGAAAGGACAAGAAATGAAAAAAATTACGGGGGTTATTCTTGCGGGCGGAGCCGGCACAAGATTGTGGCCGCGTTCGCGCGCGTACTGGCCCAAGTTTCTCATAAAATTCGGCAAGTATTCGCTTTTGGGAGAGTGTTTTAAGCGTCTGGAATCCTTTATCCCCGCCAAAAATATTCTGGTGGTGACCAATACCGAGCACAAATATTCTGTGGGCGAAGATATTTCGTCGATAAACCCCGCTTGGCCGTCGGACAATATTATAGCCGAACCCGCCTCAAAAAATACGCTTCCCGCGGCCGTCATAGCCGCCGCAAAATCCCTTGCCGCATTCGGCGACGAGCCGATGGTCATCTGCCCCAGCGACCATCTTATCGGCGACAACGCGGCGTTCGCGGCGACTGTCCGCGCGGCCGCCGACGCGGCCCGGAAGGGATTTATAGTTCTTTTCGGCATAAAGCCCGCCCGCCCCGAAACCGGTTACGGATACATAAAACCCGGACGGCGGTTGCCCGGCTTTTCGCGCGTCCGGATGGTTTCAAAATTCGTGGAGAAGCCGCCGCTTGACGCGGCCCGCAGAATATTTAAAAAAGGTTATCTGTGGAACGCCGGAATATTCGTTGTCAAACCGTCCGTCCTTCTGGAAGAAATTAAAACGCATAACCCTTCTTTCCACTCGCTTGTCTCGACGCTTTTAAGCGGTTCGGGGACTACGGATTCGGCGATAAAAAAAGTTTACGGACGTATACCGTCGGTATCCATAGATTACGGCGTCGTCGAAAAATCAGACAGAACCGCCATTATGCCGCTCGGCGTTGCATGGGACGACTTGGGCGACTGGAACTCGGCGCGCCGCGTGTACGGGGCGGATAAGCGCGGCAACGTTTTTCGCGGCAGGGTGGAGTCCGTGGACACAAGCAATACCGTGGTCATGGGGTCAAGGCGTCTCGTCGGTGTGGTGGGAATAAAGGATGCCGTTATCGTCGACACTCCCGACGCTCTTTTGGTGGCATCGGCGTCCGCGTCGCAAAATGTGCGCGACCTCGTGGCTAAAATCTCCGGCCGCGAAGAGGCCTTGCGCCATAGCGTGGTGTCCCGTCCGTGGGGCGAATACGAAGTTCTCGAAGACGCTCCCGGCTACAAAGTTAAAATAATAAGGGTACTGCCGGGAAAAAAACTCAGTTTGCAGAAACACACGCGCCGCAGCGAGCACTGGCTCGTTGTCGACGGTGTCGCGCGGGTGACCAAGGGCAGTTCCGCGAAAATAGTGCGGGAAGGACAGATGACTCACATCCCAGTCCACGCCGTCCATCGTCTGGAAAACGTTTCCGGAAAGATACTTGAAGTCATAGAAATTTCCCGCGGCAGATATATATCCGAGGACGATATAATAAGAATAAAGGACGATTTCGACAGAAAATGA
- a CDS encoding methionine adenosyltransferase produces the protein MKKKTFVFTSESVGEGHPDKVCDQISDSILDAILAGDPAGRVACETFITKGLVIVGGEITTKTFVHVHSLVRDIVKKIGYTDPKYGFDYKTCAILNAIHSQSPDISQGVDTGGAGDQGTMFGYACRETPELMPLPIMLAHRLVKKLADVRRSGELPYLGPDCKSQVSVEYVDGKPVRVRDVVIACQHTADVLDKSGRNMRDSAKQEIIRKVVKKIIPAKYLTSATKYHINATGKFVVGGPQSDTGMTGRKIVVDTYGGWAPHGGGAFSGKDPTKVDRSATYMARYIAKNIVAAGAAVECMTQLAYCIGEAEPVSVLVDTRGTGKVPDEKLSKIVRDIFPLTPRGIISHLKLTKPVYVKTAAYGHFGRSGFTWEATDKVAAIRKAL, from the coding sequence ATGAAAAAAAAGACATTTGTTTTCACTTCGGAGTCGGTGGGCGAAGGCCATCCCGACAAGGTTTGCGACCAGATTTCGGATTCCATATTGGATGCCATTCTCGCGGGCGACCCCGCGGGCCGCGTGGCGTGCGAAACGTTCATCACCAAGGGACTTGTCATTGTGGGCGGGGAAATTACCACCAAGACATTCGTGCACGTGCACAGTCTGGTGCGCGACATCGTCAAAAAGATAGGATATACCGACCCTAAATACGGTTTCGACTACAAAACCTGCGCCATATTAAACGCTATTCACTCTCAATCTCCCGACATATCTCAGGGCGTGGACACCGGCGGCGCCGGCGACCAGGGAACGATGTTCGGCTACGCTTGCCGCGAAACGCCGGAACTTATGCCTCTTCCGATAATGCTTGCGCACCGGCTTGTTAAAAAACTGGCCGATGTAAGACGCTCCGGCGAGCTTCCGTATCTGGGCCCCGATTGTAAATCACAGGTGTCCGTGGAATACGTCGACGGCAAGCCCGTCCGTGTCCGCGACGTCGTTATCGCCTGCCAGCATACCGCCGACGTTCTCGATAAGAGCGGCCGTAATATGCGCGACAGCGCCAAACAGGAAATTATTCGCAAGGTCGTAAAGAAAATAATTCCCGCGAAATATCTGACCTCCGCCACTAAATACCATATTAACGCCACCGGCAAGTTCGTCGTCGGCGGGCCTCAATCCGATACCGGTATGACGGGCAGAAAAATAGTCGTCGATACTTACGGCGGATGGGCGCCTCACGGCGGCGGAGCGTTTTCCGGCAAGGACCCGACGAAAGTCGACCGTTCCGCCACGTACATGGCACGCTACATAGCTAAAAACATTGTGGCCGCAGGAGCCGCCGTCGAGTGCATGACTCAGCTGGCCTACTGCATAGGCGAGGCGGAACCCGTTTCGGTGCTTGTGGATACACGGGGCACCGGCAAGGTTCCCGACGAGAAACTCTCGAAAATCGTGCGCGACATATTTCCTCTTACGCCCCGCGGAATCATATCGCATCTGAAACTGACCAAACCCGTTTATGTTAAAACGGCCGCTTACGGACATTTCGGCCGGTCGGGTTTCACGTGGGAGGCCACGGATAAAGTCGCGGCCATCCGCAAGGCGCTGTAA